The following are from one region of the Gryllotalpicola protaetiae genome:
- a CDS encoding AAA family ATPase, with protein MTDQALPVAEISRLANEVLDRVGTVVVGMRAPLTTALAAILAGGHVLFEDVPGLGKTLAARSIASALGLDFRRLQCTPDLLPSDITGSYIYQPGTAEFVFRPGPVFTGLFLADEINRTAPKTQSALLEAMAEGQVTVEGSSFPLPKPFHVIATSNPIEFEGTYQLPEAQLDRFMVRLSVGYPDRAGEQQVLLARVARRHEVATVEPVVSVGTLAAMQAGVETVHVDPDIAAYCVDLATATRRHAAVQVGASPRGSQGLMLVARARAVIAGRDFVTPDDIKAIAIPVLAHRLSLTAQAWATGVNPLDVVTELVGVVAGPPAVGAPSV; from the coding sequence ATGACCGACCAAGCCCTGCCCGTCGCCGAGATCTCTCGCCTCGCGAACGAGGTGCTCGACCGCGTCGGCACCGTCGTGGTCGGCATGCGCGCACCGTTGACGACGGCGCTCGCGGCGATCCTCGCGGGCGGTCATGTGCTGTTCGAAGACGTCCCGGGGCTCGGCAAGACGCTCGCGGCCCGCAGCATCGCATCGGCTCTCGGCCTCGACTTCCGCCGGCTGCAGTGCACGCCCGACCTGCTGCCCTCCGACATCACGGGCTCGTACATCTACCAGCCGGGCACCGCCGAGTTCGTGTTCCGGCCGGGGCCGGTGTTCACCGGCCTCTTCCTCGCCGACGAGATCAACCGCACCGCGCCGAAGACCCAATCGGCGCTGCTCGAGGCGATGGCGGAAGGACAGGTGACCGTCGAGGGCAGCAGCTTCCCGCTGCCGAAGCCGTTCCACGTCATCGCGACGAGCAATCCGATCGAGTTCGAGGGCACCTACCAGTTGCCCGAGGCGCAGCTCGACCGCTTCATGGTGCGCCTGTCGGTCGGCTACCCCGACCGCGCGGGGGAGCAGCAGGTCCTGCTCGCCCGAGTCGCGCGCCGACACGAGGTCGCGACGGTCGAGCCCGTCGTCTCTGTCGGCACGCTCGCCGCGATGCAGGCGGGCGTCGAGACGGTGCACGTCGACCCCGACATCGCGGCGTACTGTGTCGACCTCGCGACGGCGACCCGCCGCCACGCAGCCGTTCAGGTCGGCGCCTCGCCGCGCGGTTCGCAGGGCCTCATGCTCGTCGCCCGTGCCCGTGCCGTGATCGCCGGCCGCGACTTCGTGACGCCCGACGACATCAAGGCGATCGCGATCCCGGTGCTCGCGCACCGCCTGTCGCTCACCGCGCAGGCCTGGGCCACCGGAGTGAACCCGCTCGACGTCGTCACCGAGCTGGTCGGCGTCGTCGCAGGGCCGCCCGCGGTCGGCGCGCCGAGCGTATGA
- the uvrB gene encoding excinuclease ABC subunit UvrB, whose amino-acid sequence MAQPTRAVRPFEVISEYEPSGDQPQAIKELAGRINAGETDVVLLGATGTGKSATTAWLIEQVQRPTLVLAHNKTLAAQLANEFRELMPNNAVEYFVSYYDYYQPEAYVPQTDTFIEKDSSVNAEVERLRHSTTNALLSRRDVVVVSTVSCIYGLGAVDEYLGAMTVLQVGDTVGRDRLIRTFVDAQYERNDIDFSRGKFRVRGDTIEIIPIYDENAVRIELFGDEVEAISLLHPLTGQVLQQLDSVSIAPATQYAASQAAVHRAIGTIREELAVRLEELERQGKLLEAQRLRMRTTFDLEMLEQIGFCSGIENYSRHLDGRNPGEPPTCLLDYFPDDFLVVIDESHQTVPQIGAMYEGDASRKRTLVEHGFRLPSALDNRPLTWDEFKGRVGQTVYLSATPGRYEMGIADGIVQQIIRPTGLVDPKVVVKPTKGQIDDLLEEIHTRVDRDERVLVTTLTKKMAEELTDFLTEAGVRVRYLHSDVDTLRRVELLTELRQGVFDVLVGINLLREGLDLPEVSLVAILDADKEGFLRSGTSLIQTIGRAARNVSGEVHMYADTMTDSMKAAIEETDRRRDIQIAYNAEHGIDPQPLRKRIADITEVLAREEADTAKLMADRDGGKLGKGKGAKAQRVGIAAQGAMELEQLIADLNGQMLEAAAELKFELAARLRDELSDLKKELRQMEKAGHA is encoded by the coding sequence ATGGCTCAACCGACTCGCGCTGTGCGCCCCTTCGAGGTGATCAGCGAATACGAGCCCAGCGGCGACCAGCCGCAGGCGATCAAGGAACTCGCGGGCCGCATCAACGCGGGCGAGACCGACGTCGTACTGCTCGGCGCGACCGGAACGGGCAAGTCGGCGACGACCGCGTGGCTCATCGAGCAGGTGCAGCGGCCGACGCTCGTGCTCGCGCACAACAAGACCCTCGCGGCGCAGCTCGCCAACGAGTTCCGCGAGCTGATGCCGAACAACGCCGTCGAATACTTCGTCTCGTACTACGACTATTACCAGCCAGAGGCCTACGTTCCCCAGACCGACACCTTCATCGAGAAGGACTCGTCGGTGAACGCCGAGGTCGAGCGGCTGCGTCACTCGACGACGAACGCACTGCTGTCGCGGCGCGACGTGGTCGTCGTCTCGACCGTGTCGTGCATCTACGGCCTGGGCGCGGTCGACGAGTACCTCGGCGCGATGACCGTGCTGCAGGTCGGCGACACCGTCGGGCGCGACCGTCTGATCCGCACCTTCGTCGACGCGCAGTACGAGCGCAACGACATCGACTTCTCGCGCGGCAAGTTCCGGGTGCGGGGCGACACGATCGAGATCATCCCGATCTACGACGAGAACGCGGTGCGCATCGAGCTGTTCGGCGACGAGGTCGAGGCGATCTCGCTGCTGCACCCGCTGACCGGCCAGGTGCTGCAGCAGCTCGACTCCGTGTCGATCGCGCCCGCCACGCAATACGCGGCGAGCCAGGCGGCGGTGCACCGGGCGATCGGCACGATCCGCGAGGAACTGGCCGTGCGGCTGGAGGAGCTCGAGCGGCAGGGCAAGCTGCTCGAGGCGCAGCGGCTGCGCATGCGCACCACCTTCGACCTCGAGATGCTCGAGCAGATCGGCTTCTGCTCGGGTATCGAGAACTACTCGCGGCACCTCGACGGGCGCAACCCGGGCGAGCCGCCGACGTGCCTGCTCGACTACTTCCCCGACGACTTCCTCGTCGTCATCGACGAGTCGCACCAGACCGTGCCGCAGATCGGCGCGATGTATGAGGGCGACGCGAGCCGCAAGCGCACGCTGGTCGAGCACGGATTCCGGCTGCCGAGCGCCCTCGACAACAGGCCGCTCACGTGGGACGAGTTCAAGGGCCGCGTCGGGCAGACGGTCTATCTGTCGGCGACGCCCGGCCGCTATGAGATGGGCATCGCAGACGGAATCGTCCAGCAGATCATCCGCCCGACGGGCCTCGTCGATCCGAAGGTCGTCGTGAAGCCGACGAAGGGGCAGATCGACGATCTGCTGGAGGAGATCCACACGCGCGTCGACCGCGACGAACGCGTGCTCGTCACGACGCTCACCAAGAAGATGGCGGAAGAGCTCACCGACTTCCTCACGGAAGCCGGGGTGCGGGTGCGCTATCTGCACTCCGACGTCGATACGCTGCGACGCGTCGAGCTGCTCACCGAGCTGCGTCAGGGTGTGTTCGACGTGCTGGTCGGCATCAACCTGCTGCGCGAGGGCCTCGACCTGCCCGAGGTGTCGCTCGTCGCGATCCTCGATGCCGACAAAGAGGGGTTCCTGCGTTCGGGCACCTCGCTCATCCAGACGATCGGCCGCGCGGCGCGCAACGTCTCGGGCGAGGTGCACATGTACGCCGACACGATGACGGACTCGATGAAGGCCGCCATCGAAGAGACCGACCGGCGCCGCGACATCCAGATCGCCTACAACGCCGAGCACGGCATCGACCCGCAGCCGCTGCGCAAGCGCATCGCCGACATCACCGAGGTGCTCGCCCGCGAAGAGGCCGACACCGCCAAGTTGATGGCTGACCGCGACGGCGGGAAGCTCGGCAAGGGGAAAGGCGCGAAGGCCCAGCGCGTGGGCATCGCCGCGCAGGGCGCGATGGAGCTCGAGCAGCTCATCGCGGACCTGAACGGGCAGATGCTCGAGGCGGCGGCCGAGCTGAAGTTCGAGCTGGCCGCCCGCTTGCGTGACGAGCTGTCCGATCTCAAGAAGGAGCTTCGCCAGATGGAGAAGGCGGGGCACGCCTGA
- a CDS encoding DUF4129 domain-containing protein, whose protein sequence is MLGAVLFAAVAFARGLHFGGPIWNPGLFGTEPPPAVTSAPTLPPEQHPDHAQTSPLAPIVLGVVVAAAAVLVGWLVVRVLLRLWATRTAQPVIGAVADDEPPLAPDESAEPEAEPDAPIVHRGLRLALDELAGDREPADAVVRAWLGLQAAAEDSGVERRAAETPTEFTTRVITRVQADGAAAAQLVEVYQSVRFGAHEITSAEVRRARAAIEKLLDSWHEPVLRARR, encoded by the coding sequence ATGCTCGGCGCCGTGCTGTTCGCGGCGGTGGCGTTCGCGCGCGGCCTACATTTCGGCGGGCCGATCTGGAACCCCGGGCTCTTCGGCACCGAGCCGCCGCCCGCGGTCACGAGCGCGCCGACGCTGCCGCCGGAGCAGCACCCCGATCATGCGCAGACGTCGCCGCTGGCGCCCATCGTTCTGGGGGTCGTCGTCGCGGCAGCGGCGGTCCTGGTCGGCTGGCTGGTGGTGCGCGTGCTGCTGCGCCTGTGGGCGACGCGCACTGCGCAACCCGTGATCGGCGCCGTCGCAGACGACGAGCCGCCGCTCGCCCCCGACGAGAGCGCCGAGCCAGAGGCCGAACCGGACGCGCCGATCGTGCACCGGGGCCTGCGGCTCGCGCTCGACGAGCTCGCGGGTGACCGCGAGCCCGCCGACGCGGTAGTGCGTGCCTGGCTCGGGCTGCAGGCCGCCGCCGAGGACTCGGGCGTCGAGCGGCGCGCGGCCGAGACGCCGACGGAGTTCACGACGCGGGTGATCACCCGCGTGCAGGCCGATGGAGCGGCCGCCGCACAGCTCGTCGAGGTCTACCAGAGTGTGCGCTTCGGCGCGCACGAGATCACCTCGGCAGAGGTGCGCAGGGCGCGCGCTGCGATCGAGAAGCTGCTCGACTCGTGGCACGAGCCGGTCCTGCGGGCGCGGCGATGA